Sequence from the Platichthys flesus chromosome 2, fPlaFle2.1, whole genome shotgun sequence genome:
CTGGCACTTCAAAGTTTGCTGTCATGTTTACTGTTGACAGGCCacaacttcctcctcctggatTATCTCTAAAATGCTTCCACCTTGTGGCAATGAAGAGTACAACACTATGCTGACGTTTACTGAACAGTTTTAAAACAACAGTCTTCTTCTTACTCTCCTGTATAAAAGTCTGTAAAAGAGTAAACCAGCGTTTACTGTAAGGAGaattaatttaaagaaatttgaGTCATACATCCTACATGCACAGCGAAGAGGAAAGAATGCTCGTCCACCTCTCCTCTAACTGCATGTACAATAAACTTCATCGCTTGTCTTTCCTTTTCCATTTCTTATACTCCACTTCTCAACTCCTCCCATTCACTCAAATTCCCCAAACATCTGGTCTTTCTGGTTTTGCTCCAAAACTGAATACAGCAGAAAAGCCTGAGGGGGAGAGCgcatggagggagaggagagggggggcaaGACGGAGGGTATGTGAAGAAAagtgagaggaaaataaaagcaacacgaagaaagaggaagagggggcaaGGTAAGAAACGATCCACTGgcgaaacacagagagacaaacagaaacatttcaagGAAGAGAGAGCATGAGCATgagagaaacagggagagaggggcaGAGATTACTTTTTATTTGGGGATGCAGCCTCAAACTAAAGTTTGTGTGCTTATCCATCAGCAGGTCACAGTATGGCGTTGCTTCCCTTCTGCAAGACGCCCACAGGTCAGTATACCATCAGCCATCGCTCCACCTCCTTTGCGTGTGCCATATGGTTTGTTTTCCCCTCACCTATCACTGCTTTGTGACTGCTCGGtgggagctcggcttgcttttaaGACGACGAGTCGCTCTGAGCCAGCAGGGAAGATGACGTGCAAATACCAACGAGTTTTAAATCGTTCAGTGCTCCTCCACAAGCAAACAGAGCCTCCAAATATCTCCAAGGAGGCAAAATAAAGCCCATGATTCTTTCAAGAGCTCTTGTGCAAAGAGCTTGCACGTCACCGGAACACGTGTCGAGAATTATTCACTCAGCTGTGCTTCTGCTCTGGGTTTGTCTTGTGCAATTATGGGTCAGTTTTGGTTCAACACCAATCTCTCTTCATAAAAACCATCAATCAGGCTGGTCCGCGTCCTGCTGTTCCTGCCTGCATGTTTAGATGACATGGTTTAATTATGTTGTATACTGTAGACGCAGCTCCTTGAGCTATCACATGTTTATTTGTCCTTTTATTAAACTTCCTCAAAATAGAGAACAGGACTTTACACTATATGATTATCTCATCACAAGGACTATATTTTAAGCAGTTACTGCCTATGGTTCAGAGATGACATTATTTGTACAATCCCAggtttatatatttctttagcagcatattttctatattcagtctatgctcttttatttttttacctttatCAGGGTTTATAGGGACACGTGCAAGTAACACGTGCTTTCTGGAAGAGTAGGCTACAGTTGGACTTGCTGCTACTGTCATTACagtttcatttgtgtgtgtgtgtgtgtgtgtgttggtgtgtttttgtgtgtgtgatttgtgtgtgtgtttgtccttcacACAGGACCGGTCAGAGTGACCAGAATACAACTGGTCCTGTACTGTTTTCTCCTGTCTCTTATCATATGTAAGTGTACAGAAGGCTTTTTTTCTACTCTAACACTTTGGTCCGGGACAGTGAAAGCACATTATGTGGAGATAAAATGTTCTTTGAGCTACATGTTAAGCAGTCCTGAAATGTCTATATTTGCATGATTTTTTATTGTAgccctttatatatatatctcatatTTCCTCTAAATTATCAAGACACAGAAAGTTAAAAGGTAGTTTAAATAAGTCCAAAGGTATCTTTAAAGTATTTTTCCCAAAGAGAAAATACtgtggatttattttgaaataaaaagaaaataaatcctgtttttcctcctcagatTTTCTCCATGGACGTAAGGCAGCTGCCGGTGTGAAGCCGTCTCATCGCATCTTTAATGCCATGGGAATGGACAGAAGAGGCGTTATAACAGACATGATGGTCGTCAAAGCAGCGGTGCCACAAACTCCTGTGGAGACACCATGGGGTGCTCCTTTAGTGTGGGGGGACACCCGCAACTCCGCCTGGCGCAGAGCTAAATTGGCCCAAGGTGGAATCCGCACAGGTCTGCTGGTCCTGATGGTGGGAACGTACAGCCACTTCATGCCACGTTTCCTCTCCTCAGCTGAAACCCACTTCCTCCCTGGGCAGATGGTCACCTACTACATCCTCACAGACAGACCCCATTCTCTGGATCCCCCTGTCAAGTTGGGGCCTGAACGACAGCTGAAGGTGTTACCCATCGCAGAGCTGCCCGGGTGGGAGAGGCTGGCCTATCGTCGCATGGCCCTGGTCTCCGACGCCATCAGAGACGAAATCGGCAGCGAGGTTGAATACATCTTCTGCGCTGACATTGACCAGGAGTTTGTGGCCCCCGTGGGGGAGGAGATCCTCGGAGACCTGGTGGCCACATTGCACCCAGAGCTCTATGGGATGCCTCGAAATGCATTTCCTTACGAGATCGAAGAGGACTCATCTGCTTGTGTGGATGAGGACGAAGGGGACTACTACTACACCTCGGAACTGTATGGTGGGTCGGTGTCTGAGATGTACAGAATGTCCCGTGCCTGTTCCATGCTCATTTTCCAAGACCAGGCAAATGGGGTGGTGGCGAGGGGCCTCGAGGAGAGCTACCTGAACCGCTACCTGATCGACCACAGGCCGACCTGTGTGCTGTCTCCAGAGTACAGCTGGTGGGACTCGGCCCTGGCTGCTGACGTGCCTGTACAGAGGCTGGTCTCTTTGGGAAGACAATGTGAGTCTTATGATAAACagacgagagaggagaggagatgctgAGTAATCGGTGGGTTGCGCTGGCTCAATCCACCAAAGTAGCTCGCATATATATGAAGAACTTGTGTTTTGCATTTCCTTTGGCTAAGGCTCCTGGTAAGACAAGCAAGCAGTTATAAAAGACACATATTCAAAGCACATATTCCAATTAAATGTTCTGTTCTTTAAATGCAGTCTGCAAACAGGCAGATGCAAACTGTAAAACCTTCTCTCAATTAAAGGCCCATTTGTGTGAACAGCACCTCTGTGTGGCTGCTCTATCTCCCActgcagacaaaacaacaaattgaCCTGTCTCTTTAAACCAAGCACTGTCCTCTCCATTAATGTCAGCCCAGGAGATACTGCTCCTGCAGCTTTGTGGTCAGCAGCGATAAGAGTCAACAGTGTGAGTGCACACTTTCCCCACAGTGGCCAATCATTAACTGGAAGGGCTGCTGTTTCAAGGTCTTTAAATGCCAGGTGGGGACAGAATGGATACAacaagatgctgctgctgtcgggTTACATGAGCAGAAGCTGCCATGTTAGAAGACCAGCAAACGGTGGAATCTGGTTCAGGATGTGCTGAAGTAATTTCCCACGGAAAGtaattttttccccccattatGAATTGGAGTAAAATAAGTAAAACTCATATGTCCTGATTTCAGTGGTTGTTATGTTGTCAGccgtcttcttcctctcccacacacacacacacacaaaccggcTCCCACGTTCACACTGCTTTCTCTTCCTTGtgtgctgtttttttaatgggaGGgttaagcagcagcagatggctTTTTCTCACTGCCAGAGAGAATCTGTCCTCAGGGCCAGATCGCCACGTTGAGTGAAGTTGGAAGTGAACTTCAGAAAATCCTCAGAAGTcaattttccttcttttctattcttttttcACTGAAACCTTAATGATCACAGTTTGCCACATACTTGTGTTTCAATTTACCAATTCATCTGATTTCTATTCAAATGTAAACTATATTTGCCTATAGAATAAAAGGTATATGTTATAACACTCTGCTTTCACATATCATCATATAAATACAGCCCAATGTGTTTGCCCTCTGCAGATGTTCCTCTACTTCCTATAATACTTGCTGTAGTTTTGTTGAAAATGCCTCTGTCACTTGTATCgaaagctttgttttacatGCCTGATCCATGCTGAGTCCCCCTTTTCATGACACAATGCAAAGCAGTTTAAAGAATTATTGGTTTAATCCTTGCCATGTGGTTCACTGGTGGTCAGTAGGCCCTAAGGCAGATGAGGAGGCAGTATAGCAATCCTTAACATGAGGATGTATACGCATGCAATCCTGTTTCTGTGATTGTCAACTATTATTCCAAGCGCCGCATAATGAATCTCACAGAAGAAGCATCCGAGATGTGCTCAAGGGTTGAGCTGAACCTCTCTCCTCTGGTCTATTTTAGCGTTTCCTCATGTGAATGTGTCTGGTATGTGGTGATGATTTTGCATGTTTCTTCTGAATACAAAGTACAGAGAGCACTTAAACCCCATCTGCCATGCTGACACTGCGCCGTGTGTTTAGCTGCAGTAATGTTATCTACTAAAACCTTGAGATGGTGAATAGCTCTTGTACTTTATCGGTAACTCTGTAAAAAATAGGTCGTTTTAATTGGCTTATTGATGAGTAATTCATGACTGACATACCACTATATAAATTGATAGCCAGAGAGATTACACATGTGACTGAACAGATAAAGTAGAAGAAGCGTACACATTATCGATTCATCCAAGAGGTAATCCTGAGTTTGGTGGGATCTAGAGCTCAACTCTCCTGCATGTGTCTGGACAGAATGAGGACGACGGAGCATCTGGACAAAAACCAACCCAGGATATTGCTGCAAGGCAACGGTGCCGGCTAATGAGCCACTGTGCCACAGCAGCGCCTGCTTATTAGCTTCAATTACAGGTTACGTTCAGGTAAGTTAAACAGCCGGAGACTTGTTGATGATGGTGCAATTACTCAGCCCCAAGTAGCTGTTGATAATTCAATTCCCCTATACTTTACTTTTCCTGTCTTTAACTGTACACAGTTGCACCTATTCATTTATATAGCTATGCGATTCATTTCTTATCTGCTGTATCTATCTCTCATATCGAAGTTATGACTTTTCAGCCCACGGGCTACTGAATGGCCTTTGAGCTTGAATTGAATCAACCGTCTGTATCTCTATGACAAGCGCTGCCCATACCTTGTGcattatgtttaaaatgtacttCCTCTGCTAATACTACTATTCAACTTCTGGTAAATATCTGTTTACATAAAATGAGTCAATTCAGCAAGAAATTGGTGCTCATTAGAGAGGCTTACCAGTCTTATCAACAGGAGAACCTTTGAATAatcccaaaaaataaatgacactgAGCTCGAGAGCGAGAAATACTTGTACATGCTTGAGTTACTTCATTAGCAATACGGAAAAGGATCACATGGGTTGTAACTTTAAATATAAACCCTTTGGAGAAAATAAGAGCATCTTTATCATTGCTACTGATTGTAGGCCCCAGGCCACAGCCACTAAAACATGTGCCTCTGATTAGCAGCCAATTTGGAGCCTGGCCAAATAATGCAACTATGAATGATTAACCTCTGTAGACAGGCAGGGCAGCTTTTAAGGTAGCCACACAGAACTGCCATGACAAGTGCTTTAAAAGGTAGGATGGGACTGCTCCTCTATTGTGGAACgaaaaatattcaaattcaatttgattGTCTGCGTTCCTGGTAACACCATTAAGCAGGGACATCACTGCTAAGTTAGCCGTGGTCTTCCTGTGCTTTATGTTTAGCCTTAAACAAAGGATGTGTAATTTTAACCTATTCTTTACACTGTGCTCCTAAGCTTCCATCAGGTGACACCTTCAGGGCTTCTGTAAACACAGAGGCTTGAAAATCAATGAGTCCTATCCACCCCAAAGgctttatttaattgtttgcaCAGCAGGCGACCTGTCTGACAAACCTGCGGACCTCTGGAATTAAACAGATTGTGACTGTGTTTGAAACTAGGCACAGTGCTAGGCTTTCAACCCAGGCAGGGGTGTGTTGTACACTCTGCAAATGTTCTGAATTAATCTTAACATAAACTGTATGTGTGGAGCGTTTTATTCGAGAGATAAGACAAATTTGTGGACGGGTAATGTGCAAGAAGTCTTCCACACATAAtgttggtgtgtgcgtgtgtgtgtttgtgtgcgtgtgcgtgtgtgtgtgtgtgtgggtgtgagagagaCACTCAGGGGGATGGGTGGGGTGTGTAGAGCTATGGTAATCTGCTGGATTCACACAGGCCTTTCTCCACCCTGCCCGAGGcgacaccacacacaaacacgctgcCCTAATCATCAGGTCAAGGGGACTGACACCGGGAGATAGTGGAGGAGCAGCGTCACATCGGAGGACACACTTGTGCCCATTAAGCTGATGTCACGTGACACCGCATATCATTAGAGGAACCACATGAAAGATGATTTAGGGCAACATTAAGGTAAAGTAGCTGGCCATGGTGACTCATGCTATGTTAATTTGGTTGATGCATGTGTTTATagtcagggttgggctttaagACCTAAACTGATATCAGgacaa
This genomic interval carries:
- the LOC133962291 gene encoding globoside alpha-1,3-N-acetylgalactosaminyltransferase 1-like encodes the protein MALLPFCKTPTGPVRVTRIQLVLYCFLLSLIIYFLHGRKAAAGVKPSHRIFNAMGMDRRGVITDMMVVKAAVPQTPVETPWGAPLVWGDTRNSAWRRAKLAQGGIRTGLLVLMVGTYSHFMPRFLSSAETHFLPGQMVTYYILTDRPHSLDPPVKLGPERQLKVLPIAELPGWERLAYRRMALVSDAIRDEIGSEVEYIFCADIDQEFVAPVGEEILGDLVATLHPELYGMPRNAFPYEIEEDSSACVDEDEGDYYYTSELYGGSVSEMYRMSRACSMLIFQDQANGVVARGLEESYLNRYLIDHRPTCVLSPEYSWWDSALAADVPVQRLVSLGRQCESYDKQTREERRC